In the genome of Helicobacteraceae bacterium, one region contains:
- the lptD gene encoding LPS assembly protein LptD produces the protein MPRAFWLFLSVCGALFAENRFELIAASVESENNVTVAEGDVSLRGEDGAYMRADRLIYCQDTGEAELFGNVYFSRIGGDLMLADYLKLQNANGRDGMVDHFFTVSNKSPLWLAGNEAIVDGNISTIKQGSVSGCAPASPDWSFRFSEARHDQEKQWVEIRNAVFYAGRVPVFYMPFFGYYTDDKRRSGFLFPRFGSSKDDGTRFELPFYLAPSDWWDLEFWDQARYKRGDGLGLYFRWVDSPYSKGAINLGRFKNKQEYLGRYVNEREVKQGGDLIYERSRIFTSPSSNTQEGLIIDYQDYNDIEYIDLHSLDGGKLDRDIGALITNKADYFLKGDDAYLGVYSRYFKNYKNPLKNDALAQILPEAHGHLFARSLFFDNLLISADARARNFTRKEGNKAQDYEIDVPISYHLPLFDDYLLFDAKLETSRYQIRYLDQIATKLESGIENRQTLTLGLSTLLAKPYNDVFHTIGFSASLSDPFYHSVTGDFDRDFTDAGAKQSGYKTASLNLTQFLYDKRGRAFLTHRANQIASIEDNASWFDLENELTLKLFDQSLTNKLRYSHDLSAVVSSVTDFSGSISDFEYALTHLYENPTGKQVAKRYMQASIGYRLSANDAISGRYERDLLENQTRGWRVALNHKSGCWQSELSFERATTPYNVGSRSSSSKINDIIYLRLILIPFGEVSQQLYANEKS, from the coding sequence ATGCCTAGGGCGTTTTGGCTCTTTTTAAGCGTCTGCGGCGCCCTCTTCGCCGAAAACCGTTTCGAGTTGATAGCCGCGAGCGTAGAGAGCGAAAACAACGTTACCGTCGCCGAAGGCGACGTGTCGCTACGCGGCGAGGACGGCGCTTATATGCGCGCCGATCGCTTGATCTACTGCCAAGATACGGGCGAAGCCGAACTATTTGGCAACGTCTATTTTTCGAGAATCGGCGGCGATCTTATGCTGGCGGATTACCTTAAACTGCAAAACGCAAATGGTCGCGACGGAATGGTCGATCACTTTTTTACCGTTTCCAACAAAAGTCCGCTCTGGCTCGCGGGCAACGAGGCGATCGTAGATGGCAACATATCGACTATCAAACAAGGCAGCGTTTCGGGTTGCGCGCCCGCGAGCCCCGACTGGTCGTTTCGCTTTAGCGAGGCTAGGCACGATCAGGAAAAGCAGTGGGTGGAAATTCGCAACGCCGTTTTTTACGCGGGGCGCGTCCCCGTTTTTTATATGCCGTTTTTTGGCTACTACACTGACGATAAGCGTCGCAGCGGTTTTTTGTTTCCCCGTTTTGGCAGCTCCAAAGACGACGGAACGCGTTTTGAGCTGCCCTTTTATTTAGCGCCGAGCGATTGGTGGGATTTGGAGTTTTGGGATCAAGCGCGCTATAAAAGAGGCGACGGGCTTGGATTGTATTTTCGATGGGTAGATTCGCCCTATTCAAAAGGCGCGATCAACCTTGGCAGGTTCAAAAATAAACAGGAGTATTTAGGGCGCTACGTCAATGAAAGAGAGGTTAAACAAGGCGGCGATCTTATTTACGAGCGATCGCGGATTTTTACCTCGCCGTCGTCTAATACGCAAGAGGGCTTAATAATAGACTATCAAGATTACAACGATATAGAGTATATCGATCTACACTCGTTAGACGGCGGCAAATTGGATCGCGATATCGGCGCGCTGATAACCAATAAAGCCGACTATTTTCTTAAAGGCGACGACGCTTATCTAGGCGTATATTCGCGCTATTTCAAAAACTACAAAAACCCGCTAAAAAACGACGCTTTAGCGCAGATTTTGCCGGAGGCGCACGGGCATCTATTCGCCCGATCGCTATTTTTTGATAATCTGCTTATTAGCGCGGATGCGAGAGCGCGCAATTTTACGCGAAAAGAGGGAAACAAAGCGCAGGATTACGAGATCGACGTCCCTATTAGCTATCATCTGCCGCTTTTTGACGATTATCTGCTTTTTGACGCAAAACTAGAAACGTCGCGCTATCAAATTCGCTACTTAGATCAGATCGCGACAAAGCTAGAAAGCGGGATCGAAAACCGCCAAACGCTTACGCTCGGTCTATCTACGCTGTTAGCCAAGCCGTATAACGACGTTTTTCATACGATAGGATTTAGCGCGTCCCTGTCCGATCCGTTTTATCATAGCGTTACGGGCGATTTTGATCGCGATTTTACCGACGCTGGAGCGAAACAAAGCGGATACAAAACCGCTTCGCTCAACCTTACGCAGTTTTTATACGACAAAAGAGGAAGGGCTTTTTTAACCCACCGCGCCAATCAGATAGCGTCGATCGAGGATAACGCGAGCTGGTTTGATCTGGAAAACGAATTGACGCTAAAACTTTTCGATCAAAGCCTAACGAATAAACTTCGCTATTCGCACGATCTTAGCGCGGTCGTCTCTAGCGTTACCGATTTTAGCGGCTCTATTAGCGACTTTGAATACGCGCTAACGCATTTATACGAAAATCCTACGGGCAAACAGGTCGCTAAACGCTATATGCAAGCCTCGATCGGCTATCGGTTAAGCGCTAACGACGCGATTTCGGGGCGATACGAGCGCGATCTGCTTGAAAACCAAACTCGCGGCTGGAGAGTAGCGCTAAACCACAAAAGCGGCTGCTGGCAAAGCGAGCTGAGCTTCGAGCGGGCTACTACCCCGTATAACGTCGGCTCGCGAAGCAGTTCGTCTAAAATTAACGATATAATCTATTTGCGATTAATTCTAATTCCTTTTGGCGAGGTTAGCCAACAGCTTTATGCGAACGAGAAAAGTTAA
- the purD gene encoding phosphoribosylamine--glycine ligase, with amino-acid sequence MNALIIGGGGREYAIGRALRADKNCEKLYFAPGNGATDKLGVNVAIADFEELAEFAIKNDVKLTVVGSEEPLVKGVTDVFRAKNLVIFGPSKAAARLEGSKAFMKNFLAKNKIPTARYIETSDINEAKQFIETLRAPIVVKADGLCAGKGVIIAQSAKEALETAQDMLSGVSFAEAGRRVVIEEFLNGFELSVFAVSDGTDFVVLPACQDHKRLLTGDLGPNTGGMGAYAPTPLANAELIEKVKARIIKPTIDAAKADGMPFTGVLFCGIMVVGGEPYTLEFNVRFGDPECEALMALLDSSAIELFYNAAIGRLSEVKPRFSDKKAVGVVVASRNYPYKSSDLAPITIAEGAENENAHILFAAVTKGANGEIIANGGRILIAMGLGGDIKSARENAYNLIDKISFDGMQYRTDIAYQALR; translated from the coding sequence ATGAATGCGTTGATTATTGGAGGCGGCGGGCGCGAATACGCGATCGGGCGCGCGTTAAGAGCCGATAAAAATTGCGAAAAACTATACTTTGCCCCCGGAAACGGCGCGACCGATAAACTGGGCGTTAATGTGGCGATCGCCGACTTTGAGGAGTTAGCCGAGTTTGCGATCAAAAACGACGTTAAACTGACCGTCGTAGGCAGCGAAGAGCCTTTGGTAAAGGGCGTAACGGACGTTTTTCGCGCTAAAAACCTAGTTATTTTTGGACCCTCAAAAGCGGCGGCGCGGCTAGAAGGCTCCAAAGCCTTTATGAAAAACTTTCTAGCCAAAAATAAGATTCCCACCGCGAGATATATTGAAACAAGCGACATAAACGAAGCGAAACAATTTATAGAAACGCTAAGAGCGCCGATCGTCGTTAAAGCCGACGGGCTGTGCGCGGGCAAAGGCGTGATTATCGCCCAAAGCGCCAAAGAGGCGCTCGAAACCGCGCAAGATATGTTAAGCGGCGTTAGCTTTGCCGAAGCGGGCAGGCGCGTCGTGATCGAGGAGTTTTTGAACGGCTTCGAGCTTTCGGTTTTCGCCGTTAGCGACGGGACGGATTTCGTCGTTTTGCCCGCTTGTCAGGATCACAAGCGACTTTTAACGGGCGATCTGGGTCCCAATACGGGCGGAATGGGCGCGTATGCCCCGACGCCTTTGGCGAACGCGGAGCTAATCGAGAAGGTCAAAGCGAGAATTATCAAGCCGACAATCGATGCGGCGAAAGCCGACGGCATGCCCTTTACGGGCGTTTTATTCTGCGGGATTATGGTCGTTGGCGGCGAACCTTATACGCTGGAGTTTAACGTTCGCTTTGGCGATCCAGAGTGCGAGGCGCTGATGGCGCTGCTCGATTCGAGCGCAATCGAGCTTTTTTATAACGCGGCGATCGGCAGGCTAAGCGAAGTTAAACCGCGCTTTAGCGATAAAAAGGCGGTCGGCGTGGTGGTCGCTTCGCGAAACTACCCGTATAAATCTAGCGATCTAGCGCCCATTACCATAGCCGAGGGCGCGGAAAACGAAAACGCGCATATTCTTTTCGCCGCCGTAACCAAAGGCGCGAACGGCGAGATTATCGCGAACGGCGGTCGCATTCTGATCGCCATGGGGCTTGGCGGCGATATTAAATCGGCGCGCGAAAACGCCTATAACCTGATCGATAAAATCAGTTTCGACGGCATGCAATATAGAACCGATATAGCTTATCAGGCTTTGCGATAA
- a CDS encoding phosphoribosyltransferase has product MILFENRADAAQKLLAVMPIQQMKKEKWEVLAMSDQGSQIAFDIAKAIGGSLEYIFTEPICSPINKDCWISVVSETEEIVINHFLANAFDISVDYIYGEAKRKHDEKILSYLYKYRKGAPLRNMAGKNVMLADEGADTGLTLMVSLKTVFAMNPAKVAVALPVIPENLAVELYSLIDDLYLPHRMPHYVEAKSYYQTLENVDAAALINAFSREKSEIKVEKPKGDL; this is encoded by the coding sequence ATGATCCTCTTTGAAAACCGCGCCGACGCCGCTCAAAAACTGCTCGCCGTTATGCCGATCCAGCAGATGAAAAAGGAGAAGTGGGAGGTTTTAGCTATGAGCGATCAAGGCTCGCAGATCGCTTTCGATATAGCTAAAGCGATCGGCGGCTCGCTAGAGTATATTTTTACCGAGCCGATCTGCTCTCCAATCAATAAAGACTGTTGGATTTCCGTAGTAAGCGAAACGGAAGAGATTGTGATCAATCACTTTCTAGCGAACGCCTTTGATATTAGCGTAGATTACATATACGGCGAAGCCAAACGCAAACACGACGAGAAAATTTTAAGCTATCTCTACAAATACCGCAAAGGCGCGCCGCTAAGAAATATGGCTGGCAAAAACGTTATGTTAGCGGACGAAGGGGCGGATACGGGGCTTACGTTGATGGTCTCGCTTAAAACGGTGTTCGCTATGAACCCCGCCAAAGTCGCCGTCGCCCTGCCCGTAATTCCCGAAAATCTAGCCGTCGAGCTTTACAGCTTGATCGACGACCTTTATCTGCCTCATCGCATGCCGCACTACGTCGAGGCTAAGAGCTACTATCAAACGCTTGAAAACGTTGACGCGGCGGCGCTAATCAACGCTTTTAGCCGCGAAAAAAGCGAGATCAAAGTTGAAAAACCAAAAGGAGATTTATGA
- a CDS encoding uroporphyrinogen-III synthase, giving the protein MTARPVVTLSLEGVKGAIHLPAIETVFLDAAIDASDFDAVIFTSKQAVKALVRLNGECKSLKVFSIGAATSRLATKLGYAVCLESPKPSANRLAEAIAERYRDLRFCYPRAREVIGELERILKREGVVCQSFVVYETRSKAIDANLIPNDAAIVFSSPSAVKSFFSQTKWRSDWRAVALGQSAAKTLKPFAPYQISPKTDIDAAVAFAASLK; this is encoded by the coding sequence ATGACGGCGCGCCCTGTGGTAACGCTTTCGCTAGAGGGCGTAAAAGGCGCGATTCATCTGCCTGCGATCGAAACGGTTTTTTTAGACGCGGCGATCGACGCGAGCGATTTTGACGCGGTTATTTTCACCTCGAAGCAAGCCGTAAAAGCGCTTGTTCGGCTAAACGGCGAGTGCAAAAGCCTAAAGGTTTTCTCGATCGGCGCGGCGACTTCGCGGCTTGCGACGAAGCTGGGCTACGCGGTTTGCTTAGAGTCGCCGAAGCCTAGCGCCAATCGTCTAGCCGAAGCGATCGCGGAGCGTTATCGCGATCTTCGCTTCTGCTACCCGCGCGCGCGCGAGGTTATCGGCGAATTAGAGCGGATATTAAAGCGCGAGGGCGTAGTCTGCCAAAGTTTCGTCGTATATGAAACCCGTTCTAAAGCGATCGACGCGAACCTCATACCAAACGACGCGGCGATCGTGTTTAGTTCCCCAAGCGCCGTTAAGAGCTTCTTCTCTCAAACAAAATGGCGAAGCGATTGGCGCGCCGTAGCGCTAGGGCAAAGCGCGGCAAAAACGCTAAAACCTTTCGCGCCCTATCAGATCAGCCCCAAAACGGATATAGACGCGGCTGTAGCCTTCGCCGCGTCGCTTAAGTAA
- a CDS encoding ribose-phosphate pyrophosphokinase encodes MTNFKVFSGSAHPQLAAEICANMDHPLGQVTRSRFSDGEIGIQISESVRGQDVFIIQPTCPPANDNLMEILLMIDALKRSSANSIIAVTPYFGYARQDRKAAPRVPITAKLVANLLETAGIDRLVTLDLHAGQIQGFFDVPVDNLYGSVIFAEHICSRNFSNAVIASPDVGGVARARSFAKRLDLDIVIVDKRRERANQSEVMNIIGDVRNKDVIMIDDIVDTGGTLLGAALALKDRGAKSVMACCSHAVLSGLAYEKLEAGEIDELIVTNTIPLKRPSDKITVLSVAPLFSEVMRRIVNNESVNGLFE; translated from the coding sequence ATGACCAACTTTAAAGTTTTTTCCGGTTCGGCGCACCCTCAGCTGGCGGCGGAGATATGCGCAAATATGGATCACCCGCTAGGACAAGTAACAAGAAGCCGTTTCAGCGACGGCGAAATCGGCATTCAAATTAGCGAAAGCGTGCGCGGTCAAGACGTTTTTATTATTCAACCGACCTGTCCGCCCGCAAACGACAATTTGATGGAGATACTGCTTATGATCGACGCGCTCAAGCGATCGAGCGCCAACAGCATTATCGCCGTAACCCCCTATTTTGGTTACGCGAGGCAGGATCGCAAAGCCGCGCCGAGAGTGCCGATTACGGCTAAATTGGTGGCGAATCTGTTGGAAACGGCGGGCATAGATCGCCTCGTAACGCTCGATCTGCACGCGGGACAGATTCAGGGCTTTTTCGACGTTCCCGTAGATAACCTTTACGGCTCGGTGATCTTCGCGGAGCATATTTGTTCGCGTAACTTTTCAAACGCCGTTATCGCTTCGCCGGACGTAGGCGGCGTGGCGCGCGCGCGAAGTTTCGCCAAACGGCTCGATCTCGACATCGTTATCGTCGATAAGCGGCGCGAAAGAGCCAATCAAAGCGAGGTGATGAACATTATAGGCGACGTGCGCAATAAAGACGTGATTATGATCGACGACATCGTAGATACCGGCGGCACGCTGCTCGGAGCGGCGCTGGCGCTCAAGGATCGCGGCGCGAAAAGCGTTATGGCGTGTTGTTCGCACGCGGTGTTGTCGGGACTAGCCTACGAGAAGTTAGAAGCGGGCGAAATCGACGAGCTTATCGTAACCAATACGATCCCGCTTAAGCGCCCCAGCGACAAGATCACCGTTTTAAGCGTCGCGCCTCTGTTTTCTGAGGTTATGCGCCGAATCGTTAATAACGAAAGCGTCAACGGACTATTTGAATAG
- a CDS encoding MlaD family protein: MRAESKVGLFALIGIAALILLSTRVSSVANFGKDGYRLFAEVPSAIGLEINSVVRVHGVEAGYLEKMEIDRNKVVLTLFIFDGHKIPADSVMVIAQESLLGGNAINILYGDSDRLLQEGDRIEKHKRYASIEEAVEEVKHFMEGLNEAFDAETRANLKEAIASLKDMGEKLGVAGEEFRIAGKTINESLPKIMAQIDDLSAEFRKTGKDINAKLPEILEKFSDLEDNLIALVGEREDNASSLGVTISSVKNFFDKGTDTLESLDGMFGKVDKAELQIDLGYVRMLDDRFGESELAVAYLPNPTNYYMLGVSSAPLIKRLDGSGKAILPKLHSDEEEFLVNAQLGKRYKNWLLRGGLIRDTGGVGIDYFSDDDRLKLSLEAYDFNAINDIRGSNAHLRFTARYLPWKFIAVYGGYDNFLNSDADNFFAGAGVHFIDDDLKYLLLSGSSAASLAQ, translated from the coding sequence ATGCGCGCGGAATCTAAAGTCGGGTTATTCGCGCTAATTGGAATCGCCGCGTTGATACTGCTATCCACAAGGGTTTCGAGCGTGGCTAACTTCGGAAAGGACGGCTACCGCCTATTCGCCGAAGTTCCAAGCGCGATCGGATTGGAGATAAACAGCGTCGTGAGGGTTCACGGCGTGGAGGCGGGATATTTGGAGAAGATGGAGATAGATCGCAACAAGGTGGTATTGACGCTATTTATTTTCGACGGGCATAAAATACCCGCCGATTCCGTTATGGTTATAGCGCAAGAGTCGTTGCTTGGCGGCAACGCGATCAATATCCTTTACGGCGATTCGGATCGGCTACTACAAGAGGGCGATCGCATTGAAAAACATAAACGCTACGCTTCGATTGAAGAGGCGGTCGAGGAAGTTAAGCATTTTATGGAAGGGCTAAACGAGGCGTTTGACGCGGAGACTAGAGCCAACCTCAAAGAGGCGATCGCCTCTCTCAAAGATATGGGCGAAAAACTCGGCGTGGCGGGCGAGGAGTTTAGAATAGCGGGCAAGACGATCAACGAAAGCCTGCCGAAAATTATGGCGCAGATCGACGATCTAAGCGCGGAGTTTCGCAAAACGGGAAAAGACATCAACGCCAAACTACCCGAAATTTTAGAGAAGTTTTCCGATCTTGAAGACAACCTGATCGCGCTTGTCGGCGAGCGCGAGGATAACGCCTCGTCGCTTGGCGTAACGATCTCTAGCGTGAAAAATTTCTTCGATAAAGGAACCGACACGCTCGAAAGCCTAGACGGCATGTTCGGCAAGGTCGATAAAGCCGAATTACAGATCGATCTAGGTTACGTCAGAATGCTTGACGATCGCTTCGGCGAATCCGAACTCGCGGTCGCCTACCTGCCAAATCCGACAAATTACTATATGCTGGGCGTAAGTTCCGCGCCGCTGATCAAACGCCTAGACGGATCGGGCAAAGCGATTTTGCCCAAGCTCCACAGCGACGAGGAGGAGTTTCTGGTAAACGCGCAGCTTGGCAAGCGCTACAAAAATTGGCTACTGCGCGGCGGGCTGATACGCGATACGGGCGGGGTGGGGATTGATTATTTCAGCGACGACGATCGGCTTAAACTCTCGTTGGAGGCGTATGACTTCAACGCTATCAACGATATTCGCGGCTCTAACGCGCATCTAAGATTTACCGCCCGTTATCTGCCGTGGAAGTTTATAGCCGTATATGGCGGCTACGATAATTTTCTCAACTCCGACGCGGACAACTTTTTCGCGGGAGCGGGCGTGCATTTTATAGACGACGATCTGAAATATCTGCTGCTTAGCGGTTCAAGCGCGGCGAGTTTAGCGCAATGA
- a CDS encoding PAS domain-containing protein, giving the protein MAEIVLRDDHFLVSQTNEKGVITFANDDFLKVCRYSLKELIGRQHNIVRHPDMPKAAFKQLWDTIQSGDIWTGFVKNRAKNGDFYWVYATIMQTTSCDGEKAYISARRKPNRAEIAEAEALYKTLQ; this is encoded by the coding sequence ATGGCGGAAATTGTTTTGCGCGACGATCACTTTTTGGTTTCACAGACTAACGAAAAGGGAGTAATAACCTTTGCGAACGACGATTTTCTGAAAGTTTGCAGATATTCGCTCAAGGAGCTAATCGGCAGGCAACACAATATCGTCAGGCATCCCGACATGCCAAAAGCGGCGTTCAAACAACTGTGGGACACGATCCAAAGCGGCGACATCTGGACGGGCTTTGTAAAAAACCGCGCGAAAAACGGCGATTTTTACTGGGTTTACGCGACGATCATGCAAACCACGAGCTGCGACGGCGAAAAAGCCTATATTTCGGCGAGGCGCAAGCCAAACCGCGCCGAAATCGCCGAAGCGGAAGCGCTTTATAAGACGCTACAATGA
- a CDS encoding NrtA/SsuA/CpmA family ABC transporter substrate-binding protein: MITRRKFLQIAGANAALAYLTPSELLAAKNIPATLAIGATNYTWAVALVANAGGYWLKNGVDITERDFTNGRDAMQAMLSDSATFSTTTDTPLVFSLLRGISLHAALDFTRHTRDMVIASIEGRGVSANDPRSLKGKKIGTPSGTSGQYLVARYLKYAGLKDGDVTLVNIAPSDLVNTLIRGDVDAFSWSLTAARAAIDKSGGKAFLLTQDGFEKFFVSHHLLLTNDRTVEKRGELLERASKAFLEAQERIENDPKWADLIASRVRISSDEILKSSENLDFRVGLDSRLLDDLVIEAQWAIESKLSPEPKGDLRKILRDAIYEAPLKKVAPDRVNLG; this comes from the coding sequence ATGATTACGAGACGAAAGTTTTTGCAAATTGCGGGCGCGAACGCCGCGCTTGCCTACCTAACGCCAAGCGAGCTATTGGCGGCTAAGAATATACCCGCGACGCTTGCCATAGGCGCCACAAACTACACGTGGGCGGTGGCGCTGGTGGCAAACGCGGGCGGCTATTGGCTGAAAAACGGGGTGGATATTACGGAGCGCGATTTCACTAACGGGCGCGACGCGATGCAAGCGATGCTATCCGATTCCGCTACTTTTTCCACCACTACGGACACCCCGCTGGTATTTTCGTTGTTGCGCGGCATTTCGCTTCACGCCGCGCTTGACTTCACTCGCCACACGCGAGATATGGTTATCGCCTCGATCGAGGGGCGCGGCGTAAGCGCTAACGATCCTCGATCGCTAAAAGGTAAAAAGATCGGAACGCCAAGCGGAACAAGCGGGCAGTATTTGGTTGCGCGCTACCTTAAATACGCGGGACTAAAAGACGGCGACGTAACGCTTGTGAATATAGCGCCAAGCGATCTGGTCAATACTCTGATTCGCGGCGACGTCGACGCTTTTTCTTGGTCTCTTACGGCGGCTAGAGCGGCGATCGATAAGAGCGGCGGCAAGGCGTTTTTATTAACGCAAGACGGATTTGAAAAGTTTTTCGTCTCTCATCACCTGTTGCTGACCAACGATCGGACTGTAGAGAAGCGCGGCGAACTGCTTGAGCGCGCCTCTAAAGCGTTTTTAGAAGCGCAAGAACGGATCGAGAACGATCCAAAATGGGCGGATCTGATCGCAAGTCGCGTTCGTATCTCTTCCGACGAAATTTTGAAATCTTCCGAAAACCTTGATTTTCGCGTCGGTCTGGACTCGCGATTGTTAGACGATCTGGTAATAGAGGCGCAGTGGGCGATCGAATCTAAACTTTCGCCGGAGCCAAAAGGCGATTTGCGTAAGATTTTGCGCGACGCGATCTACGAAGCGCCGCTCAAAAAAGTCGCTCCAGATCGCGTTAATTTGGGATAG
- a CDS encoding triose-phosphate isomerase has protein sequence MIVAANLKTNHTRVSVQGYLDAVGGYIAQNDITDRAVVFPPATALCASRGNITVGAQNAWPAENGSFTGEIGSEQLDEFAVRAILIGHSERRHILGEGLDLVKRKFEYFAGLDYEIFFCVGEPLEIKEAGFDAVMTYIERQLDGIDLSYPRLVLAYEPVWAIGTGKAATGDDILSVHSAIKNICDKPLLYGGSVKVDNAEAILSLDNVDGALVGTASWISERFCALLDIADKIKKGQERQ, from the coding sequence ATGATCGTAGCCGCCAACCTTAAAACAAACCATACGAGAGTCAGCGTCCAAGGCTATCTCGACGCCGTAGGCGGCTATATCGCTCAAAACGACATAACGGATCGCGCCGTAGTTTTTCCGCCTGCAACCGCGTTATGCGCCTCGAGAGGCAATATAACCGTCGGCGCGCAAAACGCTTGGCCTGCGGAAAACGGCTCTTTTACGGGCGAGATAGGTTCGGAGCAACTTGACGAGTTTGCCGTCCGCGCCATACTGATCGGGCATAGCGAGCGCCGCCATATTTTAGGCGAGGGGTTAGATCTCGTGAAGCGAAAGTTTGAATACTTCGCCGGATTAGACTATGAGATATTTTTCTGCGTAGGCGAGCCGCTAGAGATCAAAGAGGCGGGTTTCGACGCGGTTATGACCTATATAGAGCGCCAACTTGACGGCATAGACCTAAGCTATCCGCGCCTAGTTTTGGCTTACGAACCCGTGTGGGCGATCGGAACGGGCAAAGCCGCGACAGGCGACGATATTCTTTCGGTGCATAGCGCGATTAAGAATATATGCGACAAGCCGCTGCTTTATGGCGGTAGCGTCAAAGTTGATAACGCGGAAGCGATTTTGTCGTTAGATAACGTGGACGGGGCGCTTGTGGGAACGGCAAGTTGGATTAGCGAACGCTTCTGCGCGCTTTTAGATATAGCCGACAAAATCAAAAAAGGACAAGAACGGCAATGA
- a CDS encoding RDD family protein, giving the protein MDKIERDLAREELTIASYPKRIKAYLLDEALIGAIVFVALWEPLSAASSAIEQIEIINSYFVWIALLHIVYQTAFVGLYGATFGKMWQKIVVIEIGALSKPPFHIALLRALMRVASDLCMALGFAWAFVDPLRQTWHDKLSRVIVIDA; this is encoded by the coding sequence ATGGACAAGATAGAGCGGGATTTAGCGCGCGAGGAGCTTACGATCGCCTCTTATCCGAAGCGGATCAAGGCGTATTTGCTGGACGAAGCGCTGATCGGAGCGATTGTTTTCGTCGCGTTGTGGGAGCCTCTTAGCGCCGCTAGTTCCGCGATCGAACAGATAGAGATTATTAACTCCTACTTCGTATGGATCGCGCTGCTGCACATAGTTTATCAAACGGCTTTCGTGGGGTTATACGGCGCTACGTTCGGCAAGATGTGGCAGAAAATAGTCGTTATAGAGATTGGCGCTCTTAGCAAGCCGCCGTTTCACATCGCTTTGCTTAGAGCTTTGATGCGGGTCGCGAGCGATCTGTGTATGGCGCTCGGCTTTGCGTGGGCGTTTGTCGATCCTCTGCGTCAAACATGGCACGATAAGCTTTCGCGTGTAATCGTGATCGATGCCTAG
- the fabI gene encoding enoyl-ACP reductase FabI, with protein sequence MIMQGKKGLIIGVANNRSIAYGIAKAIKKQGGEFALTYFSEQVEKRVRPIAEELDCRYVYRLDASSSEEIDAVREKIERDLGKIDFLVHAVAFAPKEALDGRFIDTSKEAFNIALQTSVYTLIETVRRLLPVFNKGASVLTLTYLGAVAVVPHYNVMGVAKAALEASVRYLAADLGEEGVRVNAISAGPIRTLAASGIGDFRMIMKWNEANAPLRENVTIDQVGNAAMYLLSDLASGVTGEIHYVDAGYNIVGMGAIEEVDGKATLVWDRVKNQ encoded by the coding sequence ATGATTATGCAAGGAAAAAAAGGGCTTATCATAGGCGTGGCGAACAACAGATCGATCGCCTACGGAATCGCTAAGGCGATCAAAAAACAGGGCGGCGAGTTTGCGCTGACCTATTTTAGCGAGCAGGTTGAAAAGCGAGTGCGCCCGATTGCAGAAGAGCTTGATTGTAGGTATGTTTATAGGCTGGACGCAAGCTCTAGCGAAGAGATCGACGCGGTGCGCGAGAAAATCGAGCGGGATTTGGGCAAAATCGATTTTCTCGTTCACGCGGTGGCGTTCGCGCCAAAAGAGGCGCTGGACGGACGATTTATAGACACGAGCAAAGAGGCGTTTAATATCGCCTTGCAAACCTCCGTTTATACGCTAATAGAAACGGTGCGGAGGTTGTTGCCCGTATTCAACAAAGGCGCTTCCGTTTTGACGCTGACCTATTTAGGCGCGGTGGCGGTAGTGCCTCACTACAACGTAATGGGCGTGGCAAAAGCGGCGCTAGAAGCCTCCGTGCGCTATCTGGCGGCGGATTTGGGCGAGGAGGGCGTTCGCGTAAACGCGATCAGCGCGGGACCCATTCGCACGTTAGCCGCTTCCGGTATCGGCGATTTTAGAATGATTATGAAATGGAACGAGGCAAACGCGCCTTTGCGCGAAAACGTAACGATCGATCAGGTGGGAAACGCCGCGATGTATCTATTAAGCGATCTCGCAAGCGGCGTAACGGGCGAGATTCACTATGTCGATGCGGGCTACAACATTGTCGGTATGGGCGCGATCGAGGAGGTCGACGGCAAAGCGACGCTTGTTTGGGATCGAGTCAAAAACCAATAA